The genomic DNA GCGATTTATCGTAGCGGCAACGCGTAAATATCATTTCCTCGCCGGTTGCATTTAAGGTAACAGCGCCTTCTTCATCGCCTGTATTAATGATCATACTCTCATCCAATAACCTGGGCTTTTCCCATTTCTGACGCTGAATTCCAAAAGTTGCGCGGTAAATATCGGTGTATTTTTGCCCGGTAATCATACTCTCTTTTTTACCGGTAGAGGCTTCTCGCGATGAAGTAAAATAGATCTCGTTATCGCGGCCACCAACAAAAACCGGGGCAAAATCGCTCTCGCGTGAGTTTATTTCTTTTATAGGATTTATAATGTGACGTGTAGGATTGGCCACCCACTCCTGCGTTTTTTGCATGGCTTCAACACCATCTAAGGCACGCTGGTCGCCCGGAATAGAATCAAGATAAGTGCGGTAGGTTTCGTAGGCCTCTTCGTATTTTTGCGTAATGCGTAACATATCGGCATAATGCAATAATGCTTCCATGTCATCATATCCCAAACGAATAGCAAATTTGTAATTCTGGGCAGCATAATCATACAATCCAATTGCCCGGTAACATTCTGCCAACTGATAAGCGTATTCGATCCGTTTTTGGCGGTTCTTTTCATTTTTTCTGGCCTTACGGTATTTTTCAATGGCTTTGTAATATTCGCCAATATCCTGCGACAACGTAGCATCGCGCCCGTATCTGGCCGAGCCGCAACCACTCAAAAATATGATTATAAAAACAAAAACAGCTAGTTTAACCTGCTTCATACCCATTCAATTTCGGGGAATAAAAGTAAAATTTTTTTACCGACTATTTCAAATAATATTATTTAGTCTTTTATCTAACGAATTATTAGTTGCTTAAGTATACGGCAACAAAAAAAGACTTCCCGAAAACCAGGAAGTCTTTTTTGTATCGTTGTAAACTTCTTTTTTATCGAACAAAAAGCAGCTCGCGGTACTTTGGCAAAGGCCATTTTTCGTTGTCAACAATCAATTCAAGCCGGTCGATATGATCGCGAATTTCATCCAGGAACGGACGTACTTCTTTATCGTATTCTTTTGATCGTTCAATCACATCTTCAACCTTATTCGCTTTGGCACGGGCAGCAATCATTTCTTTGCGTTTTGCTTTAATGGCAGAAATATGGCCTCCCACTTCCCTGATCAGGTCTAAGCGGCCTGCTGCCAACGACAGAAATTCTTCTTCAGGAAACACTGCTTTCAGGCTTTTTACATTTTCGAGCAACATGGTTTGGTACTCTACTGCTGTTGGCACAATATGGTTAATGGCAATATCGGCAAGAACACGCGATTCAATCTGCACTTTCATAATGAATTTCTCGTATTCAACCTCAACCCTTCCTTCAATTTCGGCCTCATTGAAAATACCGTTTCTTTTGAACAGGTCGATATAATCTTCGCGCAGATAAGCTGCCAGCGAATCCGGCACATTTCCGATATTGGTCAAACCTCTTTTTTCGGCTTCTTTTACCCAATCCTCGCTGTAACCATCGCCGTTAAAACGAATTGGCTTAGTATCGATGATCAGCGTTTTCAATACCTGAAAGATCGCCTCATCTTTTTTAACCCCTTTTTCAATCAGGGTATCTACCTCAATCTTAAACTTTTTCAGCTGATCGGCAACTGCTGTGTTTAACACAATTAAAGCAGAAGCATTGTTGGCCATCGATCCAACAGCACGGAACTCAAAACGGTTTCCGGTAAAAGCAAATGGCGATGTGCGGTTACGGTCGGTATTGTCGAGAATAATTTCAGGAATACGACCGATATTCAGTTTTAAAGCTGTTTTTTCATCCGGGGTCATTTTACGGTCAACCACAGCTTCTTCCATTAAATCGAGCATAGTCGAAACTTCTGAGCCCAGAAATACAGAAATAATTGACGGAGGTGCTTCATTGGCTCCCAAACGGTGTTGGTTCGATGCGGTTAAAATACTGGCGCGAAGCAAATCCTGGTTATCATAAACAGCTTTTAATGTATTAATTACAAACGTTAAAAACTGCAGGTTCGATTTCGGATTTTTACCCGGCGAATACAAATTCACCCCGGTATCAGTTGATAAGGACCAGTTGTTGTGTTTTCCCGATCCGTTAATTCCGGCAAATGGTTTTTCGTGGAAAAGAATACGGAATTTATGACGGCGGGCAATCTTTTGCATAATGTCCATGCACAACTGGTTATGGTCGTTGGCCAGGTTGGCTTCTTCGTAGATCGGGGCCAGCTCAAACTGGTTTGGTGCCACCTCGTTATGACGCGTTTTTACCGGAATTCCCAGTTTGTAGGCTTCATTCTCAACATCCTGCATAAACTTGTTTACACGCGTTGGGATGGATGAGAAATAATGGTCGTCCAATTGCTGATCTTTTGATGATGCGTGTCCCATTAAAGTTCGTCCGGTTAACATCAGGTCGGGACGAGCCATAAACAAGGCTTCATCAATCAGGAAGTATTCCTGTTCCCACCCCAGGTTCGCCTGAACACGGGTAACGTTTTTATCGAAATACTGGCATACGCTGGTAGCCGCTTTGTCGATAGTATTTAAAGCACGCAGCAAAGGTGTTTTATAATCGAGTGCTTCACCGGTATACGAAATAAAAATGGTAGGAATTGTAAGTGTTGTTTCGCTGATAAATGCCGGCGATGACGGGTCCCAGGCCGTGTAGCCACGAGCCTCGAAAGTCTGACGTATACCGCCACTCGGGAACGACGAAGCGTCAGGTTCCTGCTGTGCCAGTAATTTGCCTGAGAATGATTCGATCACACCTCCATCGGCACCATGCACAATAAATGCATCGTGTTTTTCGGCGGTACCATCTGTTAAGGGATGAAACCAGTGCGTGTAGTGGGTTGCACCGTTCTCAATTGCCCAGGCTTTCATTCCCTGAGCTACCTGGTCGGCCATTTTACGGTCAACCGTAGTTCCTCGTTCTACCGCATCGGTTACAGCTTTGTAGGCTTCGCGCGACAAATATTTCTTCATTTTTGACTGATCGAAGACCAACATGCCATAGTAATCCGAAACCAGGTTTTCCTCGCGTTCGATTTCTACCGGCTTACGGTTAAGCACTTCATCAAGTGCTTTAAATCTAAATTGTGCCATGATTAATTTTACTTTAAGTCTGTTTTTTGTCTGTGCTCAAAAATAATATTTTCCAACCTCAACGCTGACATTTATCATGCTTAAACTTCATTTTTTAAGAAAATATTTACTTCAGCCCAACAAGAAGAGGGGTTATTCTGGAAATTTTCCACTTTTTTGACAAAACAACACATCATTACCACCATTCTTTCAACCAAAAGTTATAATGCCGATATTTGTTATTTCCTCAAACATCGTTTATTTTAAAATAAATTTGATACTGGCAATGGAAAAGCAAGAGATACTTACCAAAATAAAGGAACGAAATTTTACAAAAATAAAGTTTGCAGTAGCAGATATCGACGGGATATTGCGGGGCAAATACATTCATAAAGATAAGTTTTTGAGTGCCCTGGAAAACGGGCTGGGATTTTGTGATGTAATATTTGGCTGGGACTGCACCGACAAGTGTTACGAAAACAGCCAGCTAACAGGATGGCACACCGGCTACCCCGATGCCAAAGCCAGTATTGCCACCGAAACTTACCGCCAGATTCCGTGGGAAGACAACACTCCATTTTTATTAGGCGATTTTAGCAACGACCCAAAATATGCCGATGCAGTTTGCTCACGAAGTTTGTTAAAACGTATTGCCCACCAAAGCGAGGATATGGGTTTTAAACCTATCTTTTCGCAAGAATTTGAGTGGTTTAATTTTCTGGGCACGCCCAACGAAATTGCCGAAGCCGGTTATAAAGATTTGCACCCGATAACTCCGGGAATGTTTGGTTATTCAATTTTAAGAACTTCGCTTAACCAGCCCTTTTTTAACGACCTGTTTGAGTTGCTTCAGCAGTTTGACATTCCGCTTGAAGGCATGCACACCGAAACCGGGCCCGGTGTTATGGAGGCTACTGTTATTCATGACGAGATTCTTGCTGCGGCCGACAAAGCCTTGCTGTTTAAATCGGCGGTAAAAGAAGTTGCCTATAAACACAATTTTGTGGCTACGTTTATGGCCAAATGGAATGAAAAGCTTCCGGGTTGTGGCGGGCACATCCACCAAAGTTTGTGGGATTTGGACAAAAAGAAGAATTTGTTTCTGGATGCGAATTCGGCGGATGGAATGAGTGCAACCATGCAACATTATATTGCCGGGCTGTTAAAATGTTTGCCTGAAATACTGCCACTATTTGCCCCAAACCCAAACAGTTATAAACGACTGAGCGGCGGCGATTGGGCACCCCGTACACTTACCTGGGGAATTGACAATCGTACTTGTGCAGTTCG from uncultured Draconibacterium sp. includes the following:
- a CDS encoding glutamine synthetase III, with amino-acid sequence MAQFRFKALDEVLNRKPVEIEREENLVSDYYGMLVFDQSKMKKYLSREAYKAVTDAVERGTTVDRKMADQVAQGMKAWAIENGATHYTHWFHPLTDGTAEKHDAFIVHGADGGVIESFSGKLLAQQEPDASSFPSGGIRQTFEARGYTAWDPSSPAFISETTLTIPTIFISYTGEALDYKTPLLRALNTIDKAATSVCQYFDKNVTRVQANLGWEQEYFLIDEALFMARPDLMLTGRTLMGHASSKDQQLDDHYFSSIPTRVNKFMQDVENEAYKLGIPVKTRHNEVAPNQFELAPIYEEANLANDHNQLCMDIMQKIARRHKFRILFHEKPFAGINGSGKHNNWSLSTDTGVNLYSPGKNPKSNLQFLTFVINTLKAVYDNQDLLRASILTASNQHRLGANEAPPSIISVFLGSEVSTMLDLMEEAVVDRKMTPDEKTALKLNIGRIPEIILDNTDRNRTSPFAFTGNRFEFRAVGSMANNASALIVLNTAVADQLKKFKIEVDTLIEKGVKKDEAIFQVLKTLIIDTKPIRFNGDGYSEDWVKEAEKRGLTNIGNVPDSLAAYLREDYIDLFKRNGIFNEAEIEGRVEVEYEKFIMKVQIESRVLADIAINHIVPTAVEYQTMLLENVKSLKAVFPEEEFLSLAAGRLDLIREVGGHISAIKAKRKEMIAARAKANKVEDVIERSKEYDKEVRPFLDEIRDHIDRLELIVDNEKWPLPKYRELLFVR